From Afipia carboxidovorans OM5, one genomic window encodes:
- a CDS encoding small ribosomal subunit Rsm22 family protein, protein MSAFDLPADLKAALARKAEGLSRSDAAKRAGTISETYRSGGTSAPIRTEADALAYALTRMPATYAAIAASLNALSERRPDFTPATLLDVGAGPATASWAAARTFDSLTHFVAIDANAALRALACDTVTDSRLAAMRYVEGNVLAGLAAMESADLVIASYVINELGEADRTTLADLMWQKTRDTLLVVEPGTPAGYERILALRAHLIAQGAHVIAPCPHDNACPLTPPDWCHFSQRLARSRAHKQIKGAELPFEDERYSYVALSRTLAPGHISRILSQPTLTKIEVAAKLCTTAGLSRLAVPRRDKAGYAAARRWNWGDAIADKAAE, encoded by the coding sequence ATGTCCGCCTTCGACCTCCCTGCCGATCTGAAAGCCGCGCTGGCGCGCAAGGCCGAGGGGCTGTCGCGCAGTGACGCTGCGAAGCGCGCAGGCACAATCTCGGAAACCTATCGCAGCGGCGGCACCTCCGCGCCGATTCGCACCGAGGCCGATGCGCTCGCCTACGCACTCACACGAATGCCCGCGACCTATGCGGCAATCGCAGCCAGCCTGAATGCACTTTCCGAGCGACGGCCCGACTTCACTCCCGCGACGCTGCTCGACGTCGGTGCCGGCCCCGCAACCGCAAGCTGGGCCGCGGCGCGGACATTCGATTCACTCACGCACTTTGTCGCCATCGACGCCAACGCCGCGCTGCGTGCGCTTGCCTGCGATACCGTCACAGATAGCCGCCTCGCAGCGATGCGCTATGTCGAAGGCAATGTGCTGGCCGGCTTGGCGGCGATGGAGAGCGCCGATCTCGTCATCGCAAGCTACGTCATCAACGAACTTGGTGAGGCGGATCGCACCACGCTCGCTGACCTGATGTGGCAAAAGACCCGCGACACCCTGCTGGTAGTCGAGCCCGGCACGCCCGCGGGCTACGAGCGCATTCTCGCACTCCGCGCGCACCTCATCGCGCAAGGCGCGCATGTGATCGCACCCTGCCCGCACGACAACGCCTGCCCGCTTACCCCACCCGACTGGTGCCATTTCTCACAGCGGCTCGCGCGCTCGCGGGCACACAAACAGATCAAGGGGGCGGAGCTTCCGTTCGAGGACGAGCGCTATTCCTACGTCGCACTCTCCCGCACGCTCGCACCGGGACATATCTCACGCATCCTGTCCCAGCCCACACTGACCAAGATCGAGGTCGCGGCCAAACTCTGCACGACAGCGGGATTGTCGCGCCTTGCTGTGCCTCGCCGCGACAAGGCGGGCTATGCCGCCGCGCGCCGCTGGAACTGGGGCGATGCAATTGCGGACAAGGCGGCGGAATAA
- the smc gene encoding chromosome segregation protein SMC, with protein sequence MKLTRLRLHGFKSFVEATDFLIEPGLTGVVGPNGCGKSNLVEALRWVMGETSYKSLRAADMDSVIFSGSGNRPARNHAEVVMSIDNADRTAPSSMNDSELLEVSRRIEREAGSVYRINGRDVRARDVQILFADAATGARSPALVHQGKIGEIIQARPDQRRRVLEDAAGVAGLHARRHEAELRLKAAETNLTRVEDVIGQLASQIEGLKRQARQAIRFREVAAKVRKAEALLFHLRWLQANEDVAESSRTHNATVREQAERVREQAESARIQAIRASELPALRENEARAAAGLQRLTNARDMLAREEERAKERAAELDRRLTQLAADVAREQQQLSDAGVAVERLDSEETILKEEIKSRVEKRSGADARVSEADAALAAAERTFSELTTALADLTARRRQFEANVRTHTERLARIDQEIANVGRDVEKLDAETGSLANLETLAQAMTAAQDTLAQSATTVQTNEAAHIAARAKLDGSRAPVVEADKRVQRLETEAKTIAKLVNSETKNLWPSIIDGVSVAKGYEKALGAALGDDLDAPTDASAPLRWSNLGIMADDPALPDGVEVLATHVNAPPELARRLAQIGVVSRERGAELVSRLKTGQRLVSTEGDLWRWDGFIAGAHAPTGAARRLAERARLADIEHELEQARADAATKRQALEAAESELKFAAAAEHTARESARAAQRDADTARERHASAEREINRHTARRSALAEAHTRLAADRSEVESAHTVAVQAVADLPASDETEAQLATARAAMDEKRQSAAQVRAEAQALAREAELADRRVQAIASERNEWQARRDNATKQIATIEERTTEVKTERAQLEDAPAQFAEKRRGLISEIETAEAARREAADALAAAEALMAETDRAARASLEALSAAREATARAEERMEASRRRLEDIEREIRDGLETEPQNAASLAEVTPETELPDVASAEANVEKLRRDRERLGAVNLRAEEELREIETQHTSLTTERDDLVEAIKKLRTGIQSLNKEARERLLSSFETVNNHFKRLFTQLFGGGQAELQLIESDDPLEAGLEIIAKPPGKKPQSLSLLSGGEQALTALALIFAVFLTNPSPICVLDEVDAPLDDHNVERFCNLLHEMTSQTETRFIIITHNPITMARMNRLFGVTMAERGVSQLISVDLDGAMKVLDQNVA encoded by the coding sequence ATGAAACTAACGCGTCTACGCCTGCATGGATTCAAGTCGTTCGTCGAGGCGACCGACTTCCTGATCGAACCCGGCCTCACCGGCGTGGTCGGCCCCAATGGCTGCGGCAAGTCGAACCTTGTCGAGGCGCTGCGCTGGGTGATGGGCGAGACGTCCTACAAGTCGCTACGCGCCGCCGATATGGATTCCGTGATCTTCTCCGGCTCCGGCAACCGCCCTGCGCGCAACCACGCCGAAGTGGTGATGTCGATCGACAATGCGGACCGCACAGCGCCGTCGTCGATGAACGATTCCGAGTTGCTGGAAGTCTCGCGCCGGATCGAGCGCGAAGCAGGCTCGGTCTATCGCATCAACGGCCGCGACGTGCGTGCACGCGACGTGCAGATTCTCTTCGCTGACGCCGCGACCGGTGCACGCTCCCCTGCCCTCGTCCACCAGGGCAAGATCGGCGAGATCATTCAGGCCCGCCCCGACCAGCGCCGCCGTGTGCTGGAAGATGCCGCGGGCGTCGCCGGCCTTCATGCCCGCCGCCACGAGGCCGAGCTGCGGCTCAAGGCTGCCGAAACCAACCTCACTCGCGTCGAGGACGTGATCGGCCAGCTTGCGAGCCAGATCGAAGGCTTGAAGCGGCAGGCACGGCAGGCGATCCGCTTCCGCGAAGTCGCTGCAAAGGTCCGCAAGGCCGAGGCGTTGCTGTTTCACCTGCGCTGGCTGCAAGCGAACGAGGATGTTGCTGAATCGAGCCGCACCCACAATGCGACGGTGCGCGAGCAGGCCGAGCGCGTTCGCGAGCAGGCCGAGAGCGCACGCATTCAGGCAATCCGCGCTTCCGAACTACCAGCATTGCGCGAGAACGAAGCGCGTGCAGCCGCTGGCCTGCAGCGCCTCACCAATGCGCGCGACATGCTTGCGCGGGAGGAAGAGCGTGCCAAGGAACGCGCCGCCGAACTCGATCGCCGCCTGACACAATTGGCCGCCGACGTCGCGCGCGAACAGCAGCAATTGTCCGACGCCGGCGTCGCCGTCGAGCGCCTCGACTCCGAAGAGACGATCCTCAAGGAAGAGATCAAGTCGCGCGTTGAAAAGCGCAGCGGTGCCGATGCCCGCGTCTCGGAAGCGGACGCGGCGCTTGCCGCTGCCGAGCGCACCTTCTCCGAACTCACCACTGCGCTCGCCGACCTCACCGCACGTCGCCGCCAGTTCGAGGCAAACGTTCGCACCCACACCGAACGGCTCGCGCGCATCGATCAGGAGATCGCGAATGTCGGCCGCGACGTCGAGAAGCTCGACGCCGAAACCGGCAGCCTCGCCAATCTCGAGACGCTGGCGCAGGCGATGACCGCGGCGCAGGACACGCTCGCGCAATCCGCCACCACCGTGCAGACGAACGAAGCCGCGCATATCGCCGCGCGCGCCAAGCTCGACGGCTCGCGTGCGCCCGTTGTTGAAGCCGACAAGCGTGTGCAGCGGCTCGAGACCGAAGCGAAGACCATCGCCAAGCTCGTCAACAGCGAGACCAAGAATCTGTGGCCGTCGATCATCGATGGCGTCAGCGTCGCCAAGGGTTACGAGAAGGCGTTGGGCGCTGCGCTCGGCGACGATCTCGACGCGCCGACCGATGCGTCCGCACCACTGCGCTGGTCGAACCTCGGCATCATGGCCGACGACCCTGCACTGCCGGATGGCGTCGAAGTGCTCGCCACCCATGTCAACGCGCCGCCAGAACTGGCGCGACGTCTCGCGCAGATCGGCGTCGTCAGCCGCGAACGTGGCGCCGAACTCGTCAGCCGCCTCAAGACCGGCCAGCGGCTGGTCTCGACCGAAGGCGATCTGTGGCGCTGGGACGGCTTCATCGCCGGCGCCCATGCACCGACCGGCGCGGCACGCCGCTTGGCCGAGCGCGCACGCTTGGCCGACATCGAGCACGAACTGGAGCAGGCTCGCGCGGATGCCGCCACCAAGCGGCAAGCGCTGGAAGCCGCTGAGTCCGAGCTAAAGTTCGCCGCCGCCGCCGAGCATACCGCACGCGAATCCGCCCGCGCCGCACAGCGCGATGCCGATACCGCGCGCGAGCGTCATGCGAGCGCCGAGCGCGAGATCAACCGCCACACCGCGCGCCGGTCCGCACTTGCCGAGGCGCACACCCGCCTCGCCGCCGACCGCAGCGAAGTGGAGAGCGCCCACACCGTTGCCGTTCAGGCGGTCGCAGACCTTCCGGCAAGCGACGAGACCGAAGCTCAACTCGCCACCGCACGCGCAGCGATGGACGAGAAGCGTCAGTCGGCCGCGCAGGTGCGTGCCGAGGCGCAGGCGCTTGCCCGCGAAGCAGAGCTCGCCGACCGCCGCGTGCAGGCGATCGCCTCCGAGCGCAACGAGTGGCAGGCCCGCCGGGACAATGCCACCAAACAGATCGCGACCATCGAGGAGCGCACCACCGAGGTGAAGACCGAGCGTGCGCAGCTTGAGGACGCGCCGGCGCAATTCGCCGAGAAGCGCCGCGGCCTCATCAGCGAGATCGAGACTGCCGAAGCCGCGCGCCGCGAAGCTGCCGACGCGCTCGCTGCAGCCGAGGCGCTGATGGCCGAGACCGACCGCGCGGCACGCGCCTCGCTTGAAGCTCTCTCTGCCGCGCGCGAAGCAACCGCCCGTGCCGAAGAGCGCATGGAAGCAAGCCGCCGCCGTCTCGAAGATATCGAGCGCGAAATCCGCGACGGCCTTGAGACCGAGCCGCAGAACGCCGCATCGCTTGCGGAAGTCACGCCCGAGACCGAGTTGCCCGACGTCGCCTCCGCCGAGGCCAATGTCGAGAAGCTGCGCCGCGACCGCGAGCGCCTTGGCGCTGTGAACCTGCGCGCCGAGGAAGAGCTGCGCGAGATCGAGACCCAGCACACCAGCCTCACCACCGAACGCGACGACCTTGTCGAAGCGATCAAGAAGCTGCGCACCGGCATCCAGAGTCTCAACAAGGAAGCGCGCGAACGCCTGCTGAGTTCGTTCGAAACCGTGAACAACCACTTCAAGCGGCTGTTCACACAACTGTTCGGCGGCGGTCAGGCCGAGTTGCAGTTGATCGAGAGCGACGATCCGCTCGAGGCAGGCCTCGAGATCATCGCCAAGCCGCCCGGCAAGAAGCCGCAGTCGCTGTCGCTGCTCTCCGGCGGCGAGCAGGCGCTGACCGCGCTCGCGCTGATCTTCGCGGTGTTCCTCACGAACCCCTCGCCGATCTGCGTGCTGGACGAAGTCGACGCACCGCTCGACGACCACAACGTGGAGCGGTTCTGCAACCTGCTGCACGAAATGACGTCGCAGACCGAGACGCGCTTCATCATCATCACACACAACCCGATCACGATGGCGCGGATGAACCGGCTGTTCGGTGTCACCATGGCCGAGCGCGGCGTCTCGCAGCTCATCTCGGTGGACCTCGATGGTGCGATGAAGGTGCTGGACCAGAACGTGGCGTGA
- a CDS encoding DsbA family protein: MITRRTFNAALAFAGATAIVGTLPWKLVSSALAQEPAAIAKPSTLGDMSLGAKDAPVTIIEYASMTCPHCAAFTKDVFPQIKSTYIDTGKVRFIFREFPLDQVALAASALARCVAKDDSNKYFAIIDILFNQQAGLQNQAFETINRVGKQAGLTEAMIKACVQDDLTVQKGILADREYANQTLKIDSTPSFFINGTLVKGETSFDGFKKIIDPLIKS; encoded by the coding sequence ATGATCACGCGTCGTACGTTCAATGCCGCTCTCGCATTCGCAGGCGCCACCGCCATAGTCGGCACATTGCCATGGAAACTCGTGAGCTCCGCGTTGGCCCAGGAGCCGGCTGCGATCGCAAAGCCGAGCACGCTCGGCGACATGTCGCTCGGCGCCAAGGATGCGCCGGTGACGATCATCGAATACGCCTCGATGACCTGCCCGCACTGCGCCGCCTTCACCAAGGACGTCTTCCCGCAGATCAAGTCGACCTATATCGACACGGGCAAAGTGCGCTTCATCTTCCGCGAGTTTCCGCTCGATCAGGTCGCGCTTGCAGCCTCCGCGCTGGCGCGCTGCGTCGCCAAGGACGACTCGAACAAATATTTCGCCATCATCGATATCCTGTTCAATCAGCAGGCGGGCCTGCAGAACCAGGCCTTCGAGACGATCAACCGTGTGGGCAAACAAGCAGGCCTCACCGAGGCAATGATCAAGGCCTGCGTGCAGGACGACCTCACGGTGCAGAAGGGCATCCTCGCCGATCGCGAATACGCCAACCAGACGCTGAAGATCGACTCCACCCCGAGCTTCTTCATCAACGGCACGCTGGTGAAGGGCGAAACCTCCTTCGACGGCTTCAAGAAGATCATCGACCCGCTCATCAAGAGCTGA
- a CDS encoding DUF721 domain-containing protein, translating into MSKPGPLTSKPLSALLAGVFNDVFKKQGFASRELVTRWSEIVGSDIATYAEPLKIQWQRPMEGQPDLPATLILRVEGPRALEIQHSSTVILERVNRFFGWNAIGKIALRQAPLSRREKHKAGRRPSETEIADKARELTSVDDEDLRTALARLATSIKRN; encoded by the coding sequence ATGAGCAAGCCCGGCCCGCTCACCTCCAAGCCGTTATCCGCGCTTCTTGCGGGCGTCTTCAACGACGTTTTCAAGAAACAGGGGTTCGCCTCGCGCGAACTCGTCACCCGCTGGAGCGAGATCGTAGGCAGCGACATCGCGACCTATGCCGAGCCGCTGAAGATCCAGTGGCAGCGACCGATGGAGGGCCAACCGGACCTGCCCGCGACACTGATCCTGCGCGTGGAAGGGCCCCGCGCGCTGGAAATCCAGCATTCCTCGACGGTGATCCTCGAGCGGGTCAATCGCTTCTTCGGCTGGAACGCGATCGGCAAAATTGCGTTGCGGCAGGCGCCCCTATCGCGCCGGGAAAAACACAAAGCGGGACGGCGGCCGAGCGAGACGGAGATCGCCGACAAGGCCCGCGAACTGACCAGCGTCGATGACGAAGATCTGCGCACCGCGCTCGCGCGGCTGGCCACCTCGATCAAGCGAAATTGA
- the mutY gene encoding A/G-specific adenine glycosylase: MTTLTGATARRNKVSASGPGESVPRAELLLAWYDRHRRVLPWRAKPGETADPYRVWLSEIMLQQTTVKAVGPYFMKFVARWPRVTDLAAASLDDVLRMWAGLGYYSRARNLHACAVAVASAHGGAFPDTEEGLRALPGIGPYTAAAIAAIAFDCRTMPVDGNIERVVSRLFAVEEALPKAKPEIQRLAATLLGPSRAGDSAQALMDLGATICTPKKPACVLCPLNEDCLARHQGEQETFPRKAPKKTGALRQGAAFVVTRGDELLVRTRPEKGLLGGMTEVPTSAWLAEHDEKAARAAAPVLKDLARWRRKTGTVTHVFTHFPLELSVYASEVPKGTRAPKGMRWVKIATLADEALPNLMRKVIAHGLGGR; encoded by the coding sequence ATGACGACCCTAACAGGTGCGACGGCGCGACGAAACAAAGTCTCGGCATCCGGCCCGGGGGAATCCGTGCCGCGCGCGGAACTGTTGCTTGCGTGGTACGACCGTCACCGCCGCGTGCTGCCGTGGCGGGCGAAACCGGGCGAGACCGCCGATCCCTATCGCGTCTGGCTGTCGGAAATTATGCTGCAGCAGACCACCGTGAAAGCGGTCGGTCCGTATTTCATGAAATTCGTCGCGCGTTGGCCGCGCGTCACCGATCTTGCCGCCGCTTCGCTCGACGATGTGCTGCGGATGTGGGCAGGGCTTGGTTATTACTCGCGTGCGCGCAACCTGCATGCCTGTGCGGTTGCGGTAGCAAGCGCGCATGGCGGTGCCTTTCCCGATACTGAGGAAGGACTGCGCGCGTTGCCCGGCATTGGCCCCTATACGGCGGCGGCGATTGCGGCGATTGCTTTCGACTGCCGCACCATGCCGGTCGACGGAAATATCGAACGCGTGGTGTCGCGTTTGTTCGCGGTCGAAGAAGCGTTGCCGAAGGCGAAGCCGGAAATCCAGCGGCTTGCGGCGACGCTGCTTGGGCCGTCGCGTGCGGGAGATTCGGCGCAGGCGCTGATGGACCTTGGCGCCACGATCTGCACGCCGAAGAAACCGGCCTGTGTGTTGTGCCCGCTGAACGAGGATTGCCTTGCGCGTCATCAGGGGGAGCAGGAGACGTTTCCACGCAAGGCGCCTAAGAAAACCGGCGCGCTCCGGCAAGGCGCGGCCTTTGTCGTCACGCGCGGCGATGAACTTCTGGTGCGTACGCGACCCGAAAAAGGCCTGCTCGGCGGCATGACCGAGGTGCCGACCTCGGCCTGGCTCGCGGAGCATGATGAGAAAGCCGCGCGTGCGGCAGCGCCGGTATTGAAAGATCTTGCCCGCTGGCGGCGCAAGACCGGCACCGTCACCCATGTGTTCACGCATTTTCCATTGGAGCTTTCGGTCTATGCGAGCGAAGTTCCGAAAGGCACGCGCGCGCCGAAGGGGATGCGCTGGGTGAAGATCGCTACCCTCGCGGACGAGGCGTTGCCGAACCTGATGCGCAAGGTCATTGCGCACGGACTGGGAGGAAGATGA
- a CDS encoding glutathione S-transferase family protein, protein MLKLYYGLGTCALASHIALEESGADYVAERLDLKANQQNSPDYLAVNPKGRVPALATDKGVITETPAILMYIAQSFPKAKLAPFDDPFTFAQAESFNSYICSGMHIAHAHRMRGRRWASEESSFEDMRRKVPENIRAGFDLIETKMMRGPWVMGEAYSICDPYLFTIAGWAKSDSVDIADFPKVADHYRRMKERPAVQKVLAQYKA, encoded by the coding sequence ATGCTCAAGCTTTACTACGGCCTCGGCACATGCGCGCTTGCCTCGCATATCGCACTCGAAGAATCCGGCGCGGATTACGTTGCCGAGCGGCTCGATCTCAAGGCGAACCAGCAGAACAGCCCGGACTACCTCGCGGTCAATCCCAAGGGACGCGTCCCGGCGCTCGCGACCGATAAAGGCGTGATCACCGAGACCCCGGCGATCCTGATGTATATCGCGCAGAGTTTTCCGAAGGCGAAGCTCGCGCCGTTCGATGATCCGTTCACGTTCGCGCAGGCGGAGTCGTTCAACAGCTACATCTGCTCGGGCATGCACATCGCCCATGCGCACCGGATGCGCGGCCGGCGCTGGGCGAGCGAAGAGTCCTCATTCGAGGATATGCGCCGCAAGGTGCCTGAAAATATCCGTGCCGGGTTCGACCTTATCGAAACCAAAATGATGCGCGGTCCTTGGGTGATGGGCGAGGCCTATTCGATCTGCGATCCGTATCTTTTCACCATCGCTGGGTGGGCCAAGAGCGACAGCGTCGATATTGCCGACTTCCCGAAGGTCGCTGATCACTACCGGCGCATGAAGGAGCGTCCGGCCGTGCAGAAAGTGCTCGCGCAATACAAGGCCTGA
- a CDS encoding site-specific DNA-methyltransferase, protein MVVSRRGASAKAPRTNFETSPSARIVIGDCVAEMTKLPANSVDLVFADPPYNLQLKGELKRPDESHVDAVNDDWDKFSSFAAYDDFTRAWLLACRRIMKPTATIWVIGSYHNIFRVGAIMQDLGFWILNDIVWRKSNPMPNFRGRRFTNAHETMIWAARDEATKYTFNYDALKAANEDVQARSDWLIPLCTGEERLKGKDGRKIHPTQKPEGLLARVLLSSSKPGDLVIDPFNGTGTTGAVAKRLGRSYIGFERDRTYAEAAEKRIAAVEPLPQATLAPFMTAREAPRVPFAELIERGMISPGAKLVDSKKKHAALVRADGAIMLGDKVGSIHRMGALAQGSEACNGWSFWHVETKKGLRLIDELRAEVRRERQSA, encoded by the coding sequence ATGGTTGTGTCGCGTCGCGGGGCGTCTGCAAAGGCGCCCCGCACTAATTTTGAAACCTCGCCATCCGCACGCATCGTCATCGGCGATTGCGTCGCTGAAATGACGAAGCTGCCTGCGAACTCCGTTGATCTGGTGTTCGCGGATCCTCCTTACAACCTGCAGCTCAAGGGCGAATTGAAGCGCCCGGACGAGTCGCATGTCGATGCGGTGAACGACGATTGGGACAAGTTCTCCTCGTTCGCAGCATATGACGACTTCACGCGCGCCTGGCTCTTGGCCTGCCGCCGTATCATGAAGCCGACAGCAACGATCTGGGTGATCGGTTCCTATCACAACATCTTCCGCGTCGGCGCGATCATGCAGGATCTCGGCTTCTGGATCCTGAATGACATCGTCTGGCGCAAGTCGAACCCGATGCCGAACTTCCGCGGCCGCCGTTTCACCAACGCGCACGAGACCATGATCTGGGCCGCGCGCGACGAGGCGACCAAATACACCTTCAATTACGACGCGCTGAAGGCGGCCAACGAGGACGTGCAAGCCCGCTCGGACTGGCTGATCCCGCTTTGCACCGGCGAAGAGCGCCTCAAGGGCAAGGACGGCCGTAAAATCCACCCGACGCAGAAGCCGGAAGGCCTGCTCGCGCGTGTGCTGCTGTCATCGTCGAAGCCCGGCGACCTCGTGATCGACCCATTCAACGGCACCGGCACCACCGGCGCCGTCGCCAAGCGCCTCGGCCGCAGCTATATCGGCTTCGAGCGTGACCGGACCTATGCCGAAGCCGCCGAAAAGCGCATCGCCGCCGTCGAGCCGCTGCCGCAGGCAACGCTCGCGCCGTTCATGACCGCGCGCGAAGCCCCGCGCGTTCCGTTCGCCGAGCTGATCGAACGCGGCATGATTTCGCCCGGCGCGAAACTCGTCGATTCCAAGAAAAAACATGCCGCCCTGGTGCGCGCCGACGGCGCCATCATGCTGGGTGATAAGGTCGGCTCGATCCATCGCATGGGCGCGCTGGCGCAAGGCTCGGAAGCCTGCAACGGCTGGTCGTTCTGGCATGTCGAGACCAAGAAGGGCCTGCGGTTGATCGACGAGTTGCGCGCCGAAGTCCGCCGCGAAAGACAGTCCGCCTGA
- the ypfJ gene encoding KPN_02809 family neutral zinc metallopeptidase, whose translation MRYDDFRRSDNVEDRREDGGGFGGGGGGFGFPMGGGGRLGIGTVIVLGLIGWAVGIDPRVLIGGAEILTGGGQAPSYQTDRPSSQAKRGAPTDEVGSMIAGVLGEIDDRWSEIFSANGRTYRGPRVVLFRQATNGGQCGMAQSAMGPFYCPPDQRIYLDTSFFREIETRFNGCQGSACKFTAAYIIAHEAGHHVQNLLGILEKANAQQRQARSKAEANAIQVRIELQADCLSGVWVNREEKKRPGFIEPGDIDGALRTAAAIGDDTLQRKMQGRVVPDSFTHGSAEQRKRWFMTGYQQGNISACNTFGAGNL comes from the coding sequence ATGCGTTATGACGATTTCCGCCGCAGCGACAATGTCGAGGACCGGCGCGAGGATGGCGGCGGATTCGGCGGCGGCGGTGGAGGGTTTGGCTTTCCCATGGGCGGTGGGGGCCGGCTCGGCATCGGCACCGTTATCGTTCTCGGCCTGATCGGCTGGGCGGTCGGCATCGACCCCAGGGTGTTGATCGGCGGCGCGGAGATTCTCACCGGCGGCGGGCAGGCGCCGAGCTACCAGACCGACCGGCCGTCATCGCAGGCCAAGCGTGGTGCCCCGACCGACGAGGTCGGCAGTATGATCGCCGGCGTCCTCGGCGAGATCGACGATCGCTGGAGCGAAATCTTCTCGGCCAATGGCCGAACCTATCGCGGCCCGCGCGTCGTCCTGTTCCGTCAGGCGACCAATGGCGGCCAGTGCGGCATGGCGCAATCGGCGATGGGTCCGTTCTACTGCCCGCCGGACCAGCGCATCTATCTCGATACCAGCTTCTTCCGCGAGATCGAGACGCGCTTCAACGGCTGCCAGGGCAGCGCCTGCAAATTTACCGCGGCCTATATCATCGCGCATGAAGCGGGCCACCACGTGCAGAACCTGCTCGGCATTCTCGAAAAGGCGAACGCCCAGCAGCGCCAGGCGCGCAGCAAGGCCGAGGCGAACGCCATTCAGGTGCGGATCGAACTACAGGCCGATTGCCTCTCGGGCGTCTGGGTCAATCGCGAGGAGAAAAAGCGGCCGGGTTTCATCGAGCCGGGTGACATCGACGGCGCGCTGCGCACCGCGGCGGCGATCGGTGACGACACGCTGCAGCGAAAGATGCAGGGCCGCGTGGTGCCGGACTCCTTCACCCACGGCTCGGCCGAGCAGCGCAAGCGCTGGTTCATGACCGGCTATCAGCAGGGCAACATCTCGGCGTGCAACACCTTTGGCGCGGGGAATTTGTGA
- the moaB gene encoding molybdenum cofactor biosynthesis protein B: MTSLDESKPFIPLNIAVLTVSDSRSFADDKSGSILADRITAAGHKMAAREIVTDDIEKVQAQLKRWIADDGIDIVVTTGGTGFTGRDITPDAVEPLFDKRMDGFSIAFHMLSHAKIGTSTIQSRVTAGLAGTTFIFSLPGSPGACRDGWDGILAHQLDYRTNPCNFVEIMPRLDEHLKRGKAQAK; encoded by the coding sequence ATGACCTCTCTCGATGAATCAAAGCCTTTCATTCCTCTCAACATCGCGGTGCTGACCGTCTCGGATTCGCGCTCGTTTGCCGACGACAAGTCCGGTTCGATCCTGGCCGATCGGATCACCGCGGCAGGCCACAAGATGGCTGCGCGTGAGATCGTGACCGACGATATCGAGAAAGTTCAGGCACAGTTGAAACGCTGGATTGCCGATGATGGCATCGACATCGTGGTGACAACGGGCGGCACCGGCTTCACCGGACGCGATATCACGCCCGATGCGGTCGAGCCTTTATTCGACAAGCGTATGGACGGTTTTTCCATCGCCTTCCATATGCTGAGCCACGCCAAGATCGGCACATCGACGATTCAAAGTCGCGTGACGGCGGGTCTTGCGGGCACCACGTTTATCTTCTCGCTGCCGGGCTCGCCCGGTGCCTGTCGTGATGGCTGGGATGGCATTCTCGCCCATCAACTCGATTACCGCACGAATCCGTGTAACTTCGTCGAGATCATGCCGCGGCTCGATGAGCACCTGAAGCGCGGCAAGGCACAGGCGAAGTAA
- a CDS encoding DUF3551 domain-containing protein, whose translation MRTYLLAAAALGLAAAGITTVGTVPAKAGTVCLTDQDSPNTYRSCEYYSFRACRASSRGVGGSCVRNPFGDEDAYLVAPSVEFGSAYNRYDGPIYDRGYYGPRYRW comes from the coding sequence ATGCGGACATATCTTTTGGCAGCAGCGGCACTGGGCCTCGCCGCCGCGGGCATTACCACGGTCGGCACAGTGCCCGCCAAGGCTGGTACGGTTTGCCTCACCGACCAGGACAGCCCGAACACCTATCGGTCCTGCGAGTATTACAGCTTCCGCGCCTGCCGGGCTTCATCGCGGGGCGTTGGCGGCTCCTGCGTGCGCAATCCGTTCGGTGACGAAGATGCTTATCTCGTCGCGCCATCCGTCGAGTTCGGTTCGGCCTACAACCGTTATGACGGCCCGATCTACGATCGCGGCTATTACGGGCCGCGCTATCGCTGGTAA